The Oncorhynchus keta strain PuntledgeMale-10-30-2019 chromosome 17, Oket_V2, whole genome shotgun sequence genome has a window encoding:
- the LOC118396707 gene encoding lysM and putative peptidoglycan-binding domain-containing protein 4-like, whose product MRRGDLVPRAFQAPVDVHASVDGQVYMFRRGQQNDSAGSSEEEEFNVMELRPRGWQELEQDRRGSLMLLERDVLVGDNLNKLALQYGCKVADIKRVNNLIQEQDIFALKSIKIPVKKHSLLTEANTELKVPDPGASNSATPLPQPQGKLTARFPGRPHLQEYTDYLKEVDHDIERLIQTTNAQDEVFLEAAERPQKLGSRGQRLTSYGADWGIQWWNAVVAMLLIGIILPVFYVVYIKTQDTGVPAAVASSNSSGTGLSTDSPRSTFSSQESVSLSLNKPNT is encoded by the exons ATGCGGAGAGGAGACCTTGTTCCCCGCGCCTTCCAGGCCCCAGTGGATGTCCATGCTAGTGTAGATGGCCAGGTGTACATGTTCAGGCGAGGCCAGCAGAATGACTCTGCTGGCTCTTCAGAGGAAGAAGAGTTCAATGTGATGGAGTTGAGGCCCCGGGGGTGGCAGGAGCTGGAACAGGACAGACGCGGAAGCCTCATGCTGCTGGAGAGGGATGTATTGGTTGGGGACAACCTCAACAAACTTGCTCTGCAATATGGCTGCAAG GTGGCAGACATAAAGAGAGTGAACAACCTGATTCAGGAACAGGATATATTTGCTTTGAAATCAATCAAAATCCCTGTGAAGAAACACAGCTTATTGACTGAGGCTAATACAGAGCTAAAAGTGCCAGATCCAGGAGCCTCAAATTCAGCCACACCACTGCCCCAGCCACAGGGCAAACTTACAGCCAGATTCCCTGGTAGGCCACATCTACAGGAATACACCGACTACCTCAAGGAAGTGGACCATGACATTGAGAGACTGATCCAAACCACAAATGCACAGGATGAGGTTTTTTTAGAGGCTGCAGAAAGGCCACAAAAGTTGGGCTCCAGAGGCCAGCGCCTGACCAGCTATGGAGCAGACTGGGGCATCCAGTGGTGGAACGCTGTGGTGGCCATGCTCCTGATAGGCATTATCCTACCTGTCTTTTATGTTGTTTATATCAAAACACAAGATACTGGAGTGCCTGCTGCTGTAGCTTCCTCAAACAGCTCAGGGACAGGCCTCAGCACAGATAGCCCTAGGAGCACTTTTAGCAGCCAAGAGAGTGTGTCTCTCAGTCTGAACAAACCTAACACTTAA